One genomic region from Anopheles bellator chromosome 2, idAnoBellAS_SP24_06.2, whole genome shotgun sequence encodes:
- the LOC131211740 gene encoding negative elongation factor A, translated as MANVRDSDISLWLHNKLGTSNDSWISGSITSQLNKEVLRNIKECFPDLQTQVKLKLLLSFFQIPRRIVEEWKTELEEVIEVAGLDSELWVSMIAETIKTLPTTGSLNTEISDYEETRPIFTDMVNELRRLVVKNADLGMLPLECQYLNKSALVSVVGQQTAPVKHFTLKRKPKSAALRAELLQKSSDAQSCLKKISAPTVPLRSRGIPRKMTDTTPLKGIPSRVPTGGFRSPPATAGQSRPAMNRTPASRKDGGIKLLEIGEQPLGYAAAKKRKREQEREEQAKKVAEQQSQSVTDSKPVPSTPTTPPPAVTTTPDYAAGLTAPSTVYSQPATPMPATSGSKESSASIMSSTIVNSTQPPAQQQQQQSLSAAPQRPQQTTTQPTITSQQTPQQPQSTQIPKVEDQPMEIGQEESKETISLISPQTSVAVSSVSGVSSVPVPPLAYPASAKTLTATVLKTEPGIIVSTASSNVTLSSQPPSLVRTIPIATKQNKTILQAQSPVATTAIGGVHIIQKSTGKTISAAAAAAAAVTSSSTMQPKIEIISSESITPGSALHSSIPKSTTIINRGGNILFTTKQVPTVATTSAAAGATIIQQKPPLTSYVLNTSSPGKQINIQRIVSSVNASGTPTLTTTISRAQHQQHLLQHQQQQQQLLQSQQSVGVASSQPTRIVQIKTAPTVSLNNNQLLQNIPPLISTQMPAGNAQPTILNIQPVQQQQGLVQGQQNQLQITPTTAPQKRTITITAQNPPTSGITSSVAQILQQQQQLQQQQQQQHQALQANAATLVGQQPKYAQVMMSPNVKGNTIYLTNASSVPNVLQQKGVILRTVDASGNTVYQQLQMQNVSGLGGATILTGPPGLIKTEPDTKLSQIPALVPTGSLHQNIPALTPVVIQPAVGGGQQQTGATTMVVQQPQQTSTIPALITNISQQQQQQQQVKQQVIFRQAGANNVQTILPQGITLIQRPAPGQPKLVQTIQAQQTTATSTLGAGGQRTIITQIPQHQQQSQQQPQQQHTIQFQAPGTQRTGGTTIQLVQQPQQTQLQQQQIQRTQSIVSTGGTTAVTIQQQSQGGGGVQQQQQAQQPQQAGARKGLSISSKYYMEAHDMFKRANCVSRLEKAIIIGFMAGYRDNPRPNPENIVTIKLNESIEKVHQSDDRTAMMLVESLITLDYNTGQWKTFRKYREVEPGQQLTEGGDALAASGAASAAPTPGQQNSVVI; from the exons ATGGCGAACGTGCGGGACAGCGACATTTCTCTGTGGCTACATAATAAGCTTGGAACATCAAACGACTCTTGGATAAGCGGCTCAATCACCTCCCAGCTGAACAAGGAAGTGCTACGCAACATCAAAGAATGTTTTCCGGACTTACAGACGCAGGTGAAGCTGAAATTGCTGCTCAGTTTCTTCCAAATTCCGCGACGGATCGTCGAAGAG tGGAAAACCGAATTGGAAGAAGTGATCGAGGTGGCCGGTCTCGACTCGGAGCTATGGGTATCGATGATTGCCGAAACGATAAAAACCCTGCCGACCACGGGCTCGCTCAACACAGAGATCTCAGACTACGAGGAGACGCGACCAATTTTTACCGACATGGTCAACGAGCTGAGGCGGTTGGTGGTGAAGAACGCCGATCTTGGTATGCTTCCGCTCGAATGTCAGTATCTTAACAAATCGGCTCTGGTGTCGGTCGTGGGCCAGCAAACCGCGCCGGTAAAACACTTCACGCTCAAGCGCAAACCGAAGAGTGCGGCCTTACGCGCCGAACTGCTACAGAAGTCATCGGATGCTCAGAGCTGCCTAAAGAAGATATCCGCACCGACAGTGCCTTTACGGTCGCGTGGCATTCCCCGCAAGATGACCGATACGACGCCACTGAAGGGAATCCCGTCACGTGTGCCAACCGGCGGATTCCGCTCACCACCAGCTACGGCCGGTCAGTCGCGCCCGGCCATGAATCGAACGCCGGCTAGTCGGAAAGATGGTGGCATCAAACTGCTCGAGATTGGCGAGCAACCGTTAGGCTACGCGGCGGCAAAGAAACGGAAGCGTGAACAGGAACGCGAGGAGCAGGCGAAGAAGGTGGCCGAACAGCAGAGTCAAAGTGTGACCGATTCCAAACCTGTGCCAAGCACACCGACCACGCCGCCACCCGCTGTCACCACAACGCCCGACTATGCGGCTGGCTTGACCGCACCGTCAACGGTGTATAGTCAGCCGGCTACACCGATGCCGGCGACGTCAGGCAGCAAGGAATCGTCGGCCAGCATAATGTCCTCAACTATCGTAAATTCCACACAGCCGCCggcgcagcaacaacagcaacagtccCTGTCAGCGGCCCCTCAGCGGCCACAGCAAACCACAACGCAACCGACAATAACGTCTCAACAGACACCTCAGCAGCCGCAGTCAACGCAAATACCAAAAGTTGAAGACCAACCGATGGAGATCGGCCAGGAAGAGAGCAAGGAAACAATCAGCCTGATATCGCCTCAGACTTCCGTTGCGGTAAGCTCGGTATCGGGTGTGAGCTCCGTTCCCGTTCCTCCACTCGCGTATCCTGCATCGGCGAAAACGTTAACGGCGACAGTGCtgaaaaccgaaccgggcatCATTGTTAGTACGGCCAGTTCGAACGTTACACTCTCGTCGCAACCGCCATCGCTGGTGCGAACTATTCCGATAgcaacgaagcaaaacaaaacgattctTCAGGCGCAATCTCCGGTGGCGACCACCGCTATCGGTGGAGTGCACATTATTCAAAAATCTACCGGAAAAACGATTAgcgcggcagcggccgccgcagccgcagtgACCAGTAGCAGTACGATGCAGCCTAAGATAGAAATCATCTCGTCGGAATCGATCACTCCGGGATCGGCGCTACACTCATCGATACCGAAATCGACCACCATAATCAATCGGGGCGGTAACATACTGTTCACCACGAAACAGGTGCCGACGGTAGCGACAACGAGTGCGGCGGCAGGTGCAACAATCATTCAGCAGAAACCACCGCTCACGTCGTACGTGTTGAACACGAGTTCTCCCGGCAAGCAGATTAACATCCAGCGGATAGTGTCGAGCGTGAATGCGTCCGGCACGCCAACGCTCACCACGACCATCTCTCGAgcccagcatcagcaacatctattgcaacaccagcagcagcaacagcagctttTGCAGTCGCAACAGTCCGTGGGAGTGGCTTCGTCACAGCCTACGAGAATCGTGCAAATCAAGACGGCCCCGACGGTTtcgctcaacaacaaccagctaCTGCAGAATATTCCTCCGCTCATATCGACACAGATGCCAGCAGGTAATGCACAACCGACGATACTGAACATACAGCCggttcaacagcagcaggggCTAGTTCAAGGGCAGCAGAATCAACTGCAGATTACGcccaccaccgcaccgcaaaagCGCACGATTACGATAACGGCGCAAAATCCGCCCACATCGGGCATCACTTCGTCGGTGGCGCAGatcctgcagcaacagcagcagctgcagcagcaacaacaacaacagcatcaagCTTTGCAAGCAAATGCGGCCACGCTTGTCGGCCAGCAACCGAAGTACGCGCAGGTGATGATGTCACCGAATGTGAAAGGCAACACGATCTACCTGACGAACGCTTCAAGTGTACCGAACGTGCTGCAGCAGAAAGGAGTTATTCTTCGCACGGTGGACGCGTCTGGCAATACCGTTTATCAGCAGCTGCAAATGCAGAATGTGTCCGGGCTGGGCGGTGCAACGATACTGACCGGACCGCCGGGTCTCATCAAAACCGAGCCCGACACGAAGCTTAGTCAAATTCCTGCCCTCGTCCCGACCGGTTCGTTGCACCAAAACATTCCGGCACTAACACCGGTCGTAATAcagccggcggtcggcggtgggCAGCAGCAAACCGGCGCCACCACGATGGTCgtgcagcaaccgcaacaaacCTCCACGATACCGGCGCTGATAACGAACATttcccagcagcaacaacagcaacagcaagtcAAGCAGCAAGTGATCTTCCGCCAGGCCGGTGCGAACAACGTGCAAACGATTCTACCGCAAGGCATTACGCTTATCCagcggccggccccgggacaACCAAAGCTAGTGCAGACGATCCAAGCTCAGCAAACGACTGCGACAAGCACcctcggtgctggtggtcagCGGACCATCATCACGCAAATCCctcaacaccaacagcaatcgcagcagcagccccagcaacAACATACTATCCAATTCCAAGCACCGGGAACGCAACGAACCGGCGGCACCACGATTCAGCTCgtgcagcaaccgcaacaaacccagttgcaacagcagcaaatcCAACGAACCCAATCGATTGTTTCCACTGGTGGTACTACTGCCGTTACCATACAGCAGCAATCTcaaggcggtggcggtgttcagcagcaacaacaagcgCAACAGCCCCAACAGGCCGGCGCTAGGAAAGGCCTCTCCATTTCG AGCAAGTATTACATGGAAGCACATGATATGTTCAAGCGGGCGAATTGCGTATCTCGCCTAGAGAAGGCGATCATAATCGGATTCATGGCCGGCTACCGGGACAATCCACGACCGAATCCGGAAAATATAGTCACCATCAAGCTGAACGAAAGCATT GAAAAAGTACACCAATCTGACGACCGAACAGCGATGATGCTGGTGGAATCGCTCATCACGCTCGACTACAACACGGGTCAGTGGAAAACATTCCGAAAGTATCGCGAAGTCGAGCCGGGCCAGCAGCTCACCGAAGGCGGTGACGCGTTGGCGGCTAGCGGAGCGGCTTCGGCCGCGCCTACCCCTGGTCAGCAGAACTCGGTAGttatttaa